In Nymphaea colorata isolate Beijing-Zhang1983 chromosome 3, ASM883128v2, whole genome shotgun sequence, a genomic segment contains:
- the LOC116250081 gene encoding uncharacterized protein LOC116250081 has protein sequence MTGYYLVKSSALWPISERLEFQQELKMQILSLESLNRDAQEKQGLCCREKKMKLMLFMKILRRIASVWNHWRSKSGCFVFTVQLDDREKVELNLKEKEKELVGNIVQVQSSLSAVECSLAEAKKKYVMMLEAKQLKSH, from the exons ATGACTGGATATTACTTGGTTAAAAGTTCTGCATTGTGGCCCATCTCTGAGAGATTGGAATTTCAGCAAGAGTTAAAGATGCAAATCTTGAGTTTGGAATCACTCAACCGAGATGCTCAAGAAAAACAGGGTCTCTGTTGCagggaaaaaaagatgaaattgaTGCTCTTCATGAAGATATTGAGAAGAATTGCAAGCGTGTGGAATCATTGGAGATCCAAATCAGGCTGCTTCGTGTTCACTGTTCAGCTGGATGACAGGGAAAAGGTTGAATTGAATcttaaagaaaaggagaaggaattGGTTGGGAACATTGTGCAG GTGCAGTCGTCACTTAGTGCTGTTGAGTGCTCTCTTGCTGAAGCCAAAAAGAAGTATGTGATGATGCTGGAAGCCAAACAGTTAAAGAGTCACTGA